The sequence CTactcatttcttctcatgttaaTATATGATGTCACTTAGTTGTATCTCTGACCTCTGTAGCTAATTAAGCTTTTAGAAGAGATGATTAGTGAcaagttttattttcttgttaataTATTTATAACAGTTGTCACCTTTTCTTATCATAATGTgatcttaaatatttttttgcaTGTTACTTCCAAAATCATGAGTGCATTAAACAAATGTCTCAGTAACCACGTATGTGTTGATGCAGGGGATGAAAAACATGATGCTGATTCTGGAGATCTAAACAAACTGCTCTTCTCAGCAATAGTTCAAAGTAATTGAACAGGTTTCATGAAGGTTGTAGATGTCGCAATTTATGTCAAACTCCAACTTTGTGTTGTAGTATCAATAGAACTCTTGGTCCAGAGTTGTTACTCCTTACTTTGTGAAGGATTGGAATTATAGACATGAAAACAATTATGTTAGCAACATGTACAATTTTCGTTAAATTGATtattctcatttttctttttcttttttttaaaaaatcctttTTTCTGGGATAGAAAAATATGAAGACAATGTAAATTACGCCACCAATGTGCAACAGGTTGGAAAGCTTATTCAGGGAAACAGAATCTTGTTACATGGCAAGATCTCCCGCTAGAACTATATGTAAGTGCCAGTTAGCTCAGGTTTGTGTCTAGTAATAGAACTCAAATTCTGATAGTTCAATCAGAATtagacagaaaaaaaaaaaaaagaaacaagaacatgTAAAAGACATTATATAATTCAAAACAAAAGCAGCAGAACAATATGGTTTTCACTGCAGATATAATCTGTTGTTGAAGGTTAGCTGCATCTCTTATTAGTTAGTTATACAATCCTCTTGACATGAAACATAGACACATGTTAATGATGTATTACTTTGTTATCTCACAACTTAATGTTGTATGCCTGTTTTGAAACCACTTAGATGCACCAGGTTGAACTTGCATTAAGATAATCCAATGGTATGGATTTGAATCATCAGCGAGTAGCATTTATCATGATTCAAAACTACACCATTAGATTACTATGTATAATTCATTAAGTCCAATTCTTTGCACCATAgcattgtccatggtatctttGCTACTTTGAAGTTGGAGGTTCTTCTAACCACTTTGCGCGAAAGCCGGTTCCTTGACAATCAGAACAACACATGGATCCCTGAAAAAATATGACAAAGTAATGGCATGATGAGTCTCTTCTAAATTGAAGTGCTAAGGATCTAAACAATTAAGTTTTGAGCATGGATGTACCTTGCCATTGCAAATAATACAGCTGGTATTTTTCGATGGAACTTCACAGAGCATTTTGTCACCAATAATGAAGAAACCAGTACCCCCACACCATTTGCATTCAGTATGCCCCTTTGAGTTGCAAGACGAACAAACAATTGGCCGTGGTTGCTGCAAACATCAGGAGTTTTTGAGAACAATGACCAACATGGAGCTATAAGAAAAAGGTAACTAAATTTATATTCTAGAACATTAAAATCCTTGCTAGTTTTCTTCATTCCTTCTCCTTTGTACTTGTCTTCAGGTGAGCTGTTTCGAAGTCATAGCTGATGTAACCATTGATACCACTATGACTATCATCATTCATAATTACACATTACCAGCATATTAGGCCAAGGGACTTATGCAGTTTTATTATTCCCTCCATCTAATAATACCTGTCCGATTTAATAAAATTGGCACATTCATTATTGGATAGTAGAATCTCATCTCATGTGATTTGGACGTGTAAGAAAAAGGTTTGCAGAGAATCCAATTTGGAGGATGAATCAGATGGAAGATTGACAGgcggcgaaaggcagaggaaaaCTCAAAAGACCATGATATGTAATAGTATCATTATAAACatgatacaaaatcaatcaaataaaataaaataaatttgatatataataggACATGATAGCGAAGTTTAATTCATGTAAATGACTCCTATTTAGTAGGATAAGGCTTTATTGTTGTTGTACATTCTTTATTGATTTTATCAATTTAGCTGTTATTAATGGACAGAGAAGTAATTACTTTGTAAGGCGCTAAGTTGCCTAAACAATGAACACATATGGCATTCATTAAGTGCATGCTATTTTACTAAATTGAATAAATTCAAATGCTCTCTTTGTTCTGGGTGAAACAAAAGGTTTGTGAAGGGATAAGTCCTCTTGAAACAACATCTTGGAGATTAGACAAGCATTGCTTATATGATAAGTTAATTAATTGAACCATGTAAATTGAATTCATCAGAAGCATACCAACTTAGATTTTTCTTGCAAAAAATAAGGAATATGAGATTTATTAATTTAATGTTATCATCATCAGCAGCACATGATGGAAACAAGAATTTGAAACGTACCTGGGAGATTAACCAGGTTTTTTCTATGCGACTAACAAAATCAGAAGATGAGTCCACCATAGAAGCTCGGATTCTATTGAATAGCTTTGGATTACGTGGCATAGAAACTCTTAAACCAATTGGTGCTCTGAACCTTCTTCTACTACTCTGCAATGTTTTTGTCATGAGTGCTGACTCAGTACTACTACAAGATGCAGAAGTAGCCATTTTCGggtttcttcttcttggatagaTATTGAGAAGGGAAAAGAGAACATAGAAATAGAAGACCTTGAATCAATTTAATGGTCAAAATACAAGGTAGCAGGTCATGGTTTTTTGTGTTTTCCTGTGGTGTAAAGGCAACTTAGAATCCATTGGTTCTGGAGGCAGCAGAGACCAAGATATGCACAAGCACAAGGCCAAGGACTAATAAGATATTTATAATAATTGAAGTTGGGACCCACCCATAAAAAAAGGGttcaaaatagaagaaaaaatgtATAGATTGGGCGTTTTTGTTTTAGATTATCTTTTAttcaaattaattatatataaaaaaaagcaatacaaaaattagaatttgaattttttaaattttgaattttactttaaaagataaagtataattttttattatttattttgtaaatgagaccaaaaaaaatatgaaaaaaaactattcaaaaataaaaaaaattattttttctctcaaataaaatttaattttagaggatccaaattccaaAAATTTATAAACAGTAGGTTGTTATTTATccataaatttatttaatttgttcttgttgaaaataaattaaaattaagagaGAATAAAAATATGCTAATAGTTTCTACTTTCTAGTAGTAGTTAGTGGGTGTAGTGGCTACTCGCTAGTGAGAATTGATACAATATTTTTCATATAACTCGATCTAAAGGTTTGTTTGTGATTACTTAATGAATTAATGAATTGCTGATATTTAAATTTTCGATACATGTTTGAGTAaacaataaattaatttaaatttgtttttatataatttttttttattttttatagtttttcCTAATCCGGCTAGCCCAAGATGCCCAAGATTATTGGAGTTATATTTAATGACCAATCCTTCACATATTGGAGTTATATTTAAATGTTTGTCTCGATCATCAgattctaaattctaagttcATAACCCTAACCCATTCTCATTTTGAGCAGAACAGATCTACTAATTCTTTGATTTCAGTTAGTAAAATAAGAGGAGTCAGATCTTGAACTAAGAAATAGATTCTAGAAGCTAAAAAAGGATATCCTGAACAATTTCAATAATCCGTTTCATTGATATTCTTGATATAGTAGATGCTATCACGCATACAATTATACTCAATTCGATGGAATTGTTTGATCTTAAAGGGGATCCTCTATAATTTCGCACGTGAGGAGTTATTTCTTGGTTTCGTCCAGTCATTAATAACTTGATTATTTTTAGATAATAGTAGATAGAAATAACACTTGTAAGGAGTCCTATTGAAACCAAGAAATATAGGCCTGCCTGCGATCCACACCGAATAAATGAAGTTTTCCAAAAAAACCTGCTAGTGGAAGAAGACTTCCTAAAGATAAGAGACATAGGACTAAAGAGAGAGCCAAGCTGATTTTTAATATAACTTTTTTTTGGTAAGGGCCTTTAACatgattttaattcaatttccTAGGAGATTTTTTGGGCAGGAGGAGTAAGAATTTTTTGTTAGGAAACCAAAAAAACCTCTAGCTTTTGTTTTGATTTTGGGCCTTTAGCCCATTTAAAACCGACAACCCACATTCAAAATGTTTCTCGTCATTTCGTATCTAACCCATTTGACACTGACAGTTTATAACACATAACCTCCCTCCGCCCTCCGCCCTCCGCCGTTCGTCGTCATAGTCGCGCCTCCAGAAGCTTCTCTTCCGTGTTGCCACCGTCGATCCGAGTCTATCGACCGTTCTGAAGCTGGTAGTTTCCAAATCTACAGTGAAGCTCCTAGCTCCCCAAAACCCTAATCATATTGATCAGGTATTCACTCACACACATCCCCTGTTAAAAGTCTTGCGTTGTGCTGAAATATTTGGAATTTTTCGAATGCAATAACACAAATTTTCACATAGAATAGAAATTGTCGATGTAGAATTATGCTAAAATCATTACATTAGATAGCATGGCCTTACATTTTCTCCCGTTTTAGTAAAGATATATTTATTTTTCTCAGGTAGGGGGATTGGTGAAGTGAACATAACATGGCTTCAAAACGGGAAAGGGAAACTAACAAGGGGTTAGGGGAGGAAGAGCTTGATGCCGAGGCTAAAAGGCAGAGAAAGGATGAGGAGTCTTCTCCTCCTTCTGCTGCTGCTTCCATTGCAAACCCTCTTTCTGGGTTGGCCAATAATTATGCCGACATTGATGAGGAGGAATATTATGATAGAAAGGGAAAGCTTTCTACTAATGAGAGGAGGAATGACGGGTCCCAGAAAAATGGGAATGGATATGAAGAGCTGGGTGATAGTGATAGTGATGACGATGATTCCAGCGAACCATTATATGGTGGAAGACGCAGTCGACAAATTGAGGTTCGGAAAGACTGTCCTTACCTTGATACCGTTAATAGACAGGTATTCAGCTTATCCTGTTCTTTTGTATAGGCAGTCATTCTTTTGTATGCATATCGTATCTGAGATTCTGAGCTATGATGATGTTGTGTAGGTTTTGGATTTTGACTTTGAGAAGTTCTGTTCTGTCTCTCTGTCGAATTTGAATGTGTATGCGTGCTTAGTTTGTGGGAAGTATTACCAAGGCAGGGGTAAAAGTTCTCATGCCTATACACACAGCCTTGAAGCAGGACACCATGTTTATATCAATCTCCGAACTGAGAAAGTCTACTGTCTACCCGACGGATATGAAATTAATGATCCTTCATTGGACGACATTCGTAATGTCCTTAATCCAAGGTTAGTCTAATATGTTTTATTTTGGCTCtcttgataccataatgtaacatcctACCATAATATGTTTTTTGCTTAGTGAACTTTACCATGTACTTAGGTTCTTCTGCCTGTGGATGTGCCATCCTGTTTGTAACATGATAGTTCTGTGATGCTCATAGTTCCTGTAAAAGATTAAACCTCAATTATCTAATATTAAGAAttatattaaaactaaatttttAGTGATTATTCTATATGATACCAATCTTTCTTCATCTAGGGACAACAAATTCTAGTTAAGATTAAATACTAGAACTCATCGAAGTGCATTTATATGGTTCTCTGCCTGCAGGTTTACTCCAAAGGATGTTGAGCTACTTGACAAAAATAAGCAGTGGTCTAGGGCACTTGATGGTTCTAGTTACCTTCCTGGAATGGTATACCTTGTCTTGCTTATATATTATAACAATAAAATTTGCATTGTTCATTGGATTTATCTAATCCATTATGAAATGATTTCAGGTGGGACTCAATAATATTAAGGAGACTGATTTTGTGAATGTAACAATCCAGTCCTTAATGAGAGTTACCCCCTTGCGGAATTTTTTCCTTATACCTGAGAACTATCAACACTGCAAATCCCCACTTGTTCATCGATTTGGCGAACTGACAAGAAAGATCTGGCATTCACGAAACTTTAAAGGACAGGTTTGTTTTAGACATACTCATTACCTACGTGTGACTTTTATAATTTAATGCTTATCTCTGTATTTATCTGTGCCAACAGGTCAGCCCGCATGAGTTTCTACAGGCAGTAATGAAAGCCAGTAAGAAACGGTTTCGGATAGGAGCTCAATCTGACCCAGTTGAGTTCATGTCGTGGCTTCTTAATACGCTACATGCAGATCTTAAATCTTCGAAGAAGAATACCAGCATAATTTACGATTGCTTTCAGGTACTTCCTTATTGctcttattttcttatcttttggtTGAATGTTGTTGCTAGCTGCAACTATCTACCTATGtttcaaagatttttttttaaaagaaaaatatctaCTGAAGTGGCATTTCATTTTTAAATAGGGCGAACTTGAGGTTGTAAAAGAGATTCCTAACAAAGGGATCACCGATAAGAAAGAAAACGGTGAGGACCTAAACAAGAATGAGAAAAATTCAGATGGTGCTACAGAGAGAGATGCATTCGTCAAAGAAACTTCCAAGATGCCATTTCTAATGCTAGGATTGGATTTGCCACCGCCTCCACTTTTCAAAGATGTGATGGAAAAAAATATAATACCCCAGGTACTGCTTCACTTAACTCGCTTACTTTGCTTTGTGCATTGAAATATTGTCATGAAAATAATTTTCATTTAGGTGGTTGTAGTTTGAATCATAACTCTGTTGCTAGGAGACATACAAGAATGGCGAAAGGAATGTTGTGGTTACACTGTTAGAAGGATAGTGTGAAACCTTGTAGCTTGTTGCTTGTTAACATTTTTTTCTGAAAACAAGGGGCAAATTACACTCATCTTATGATTGTAAAATATAACACTTCAACATAACCTGGACAAAGAAGGGGGTAACGAAGAATTTCACTACACCATTCAAGGGAGACCAGAAAAATTTTCCCTTAAAAAAAGTAAATGAAAGAAGCAGTTTATGATATTTACTTAAAAAAGATTTTGCTTATGCTGTAATACAGCTACAGTTTATGTTATGTAACTTATGTTCTCCCGTTTTCACTGACCGGGTTCTCAAGCACTCTGTCTCTCGTGCTAACAAAGTTTGCTATATAGGTTCCTCTCTTTAACATTCTAAAGAAGTTTGATGGGGAGACTGTTACAGAGGTGGTTCGTCCTCACATAGCAAGAATGCGGTATCGGGTTACCAAATTGCCTAAATATATCATTATTCACATGCGTCGATTTACTAAGAACAATTTTTTTGTGGAGAAAAATCCCACTTTAGGTAAGAATTTACTTGCTGTAATTTTGTTCTAGTTGATGCCAGCATGCTTATTCCAAGTTCATAATAAGAATTCTCGTTTCAGTCAACTTTCCTGTTAAGAACCTGGAGTTGAAGGACTACATTCCCTTGCCAACGCCGAAAGAAAATGAGAAATTGCGATCTAAATATGATTTGATCGCCAATGTCGTCCATGATGGCAAACCTGGTGAAGGTTTCTATAGGGTATTTGTTCAACGCAAATCAGAAGAACTATGGTAAGTTTTGTTTCTTGGCTAGAGACAGAACATTTATCAGTCTATTTATCCTTTAGAACTCAAATTCATCAATCTGAATTTCTGTTTCAATAATAGGAATTaatatcttaattttatttcttttcttttttcaaaaaatataaaataggtaCGAGATGCAGGATTTGCACGTCTCAGAAACACTTCCTCATTTGGTTGCACTTTCAGAAGCTTATATGCAGATATATGAGCAGCAACAGCAACAGCAATAAAATCGACTCAAGTCCTGTTTTGCAAGCACCATAATCTGAAACTTGATTTTACCCGAATAGAGATGTAGAGGTGTACGTGCTGGGGTTGGGATGAGTTGAATCCAGCATTATTTTTTTACTGGGTCATTTTgtagaaatcaaatcaaaatcactGAAAATAATTGGATCTAAAGAGTTGACCTCATATTAGACAATGCATTATGTAAGACTTTGGATATTATATGTACTTATGTAGTAatgaaattttaaacaaaaaaagaagTTTTTGGCCAGCATTTTAAATCCTTTGGTTTTGTAATCAAAGAACATATTTTTAGCCAACATTTTGAAATATAGTTGGATAATTGttggtcaaaaataataaattctgttaGTCTTGTAACATTCTTCTATATAAAATACtatttcaacaaaaaaaatagtGTCGAGAGCACAAGTATGGAACAGGGAGTTCTTCTATATAAAATACTATTTCAACAACAAAAATAGTGTCGAGACTCGAGAGCACAAGAATTCACTTGCAATTTGCAAATATGACAAGTTCTTTAGCAGGTATTAATTAGCATTTACATGCTAAATTAATTTTACATAAACCAATTTAAATTGATTTAGTGATTAGCTCACTAATCCAATTAAGTAAAGAGTATATAAAGAATATATAGACAATAGTACATATGAAAGAGTTTAGCATAGACAAGTGTATACCAAAGTTCATAAATACGAAAGTATATTCCAAATATTAAGTTTTACAAATTCACTAACGGTATGGTATTTTTGTCTACTAAATAATATTTTAGGTGTACtttgatatttttatatttttgttcacCCCAAATTCTTTTATGTGTACATTTGTCTATTTACTTTTTAAGTAAGTGTTAAAGGTTCAAATTTCGCTTTGTACATAGAATAACCCATTGGCTAGTGGTAAACCTTTAAATAAAGCTTcaatccgcgacggattagttgAGCTTGACTAACTGACGGGTGACTATACTGGGCGACCCCAAGATTGAGTGGTTCGAcgatgattaattgattattagcgtatttaaaaaaattgaactgACTTGGGCAATCAGATCGAAAACATTAGATCATGTAAGGAACAAATCCGGTAAGAATCGGTTTGACTCAGTCGAATTTTGCGAGAACTAGTGAACCGGCTGGTTTGAAAAATTCGAAccgatttgaaatttttttaattaaaaccaaAGCTCTGAAAATCGGTTCGAACCGATCGATCGAACCGTGAATCGATGAAGTTTCCGGATGGAAATCATAACCGCCTTTTTGAAAAACCGTTATCGAACCGAACCGGAACCCGGCCGATTTTCAGATTTTCCACCAAAACCTAATCCTCTTCCCCGTCCTTGAGCACTCACTCACTCACGCTACCCGCAGCAACATCTGGCCTTCGAGCTCCTCCATGACTCTGTCACTTGCTCCGTCC is a genomic window of Arachis ipaensis cultivar K30076 chromosome B06, Araip1.1, whole genome shotgun sequence containing:
- the LOC107605450 gene encoding uncharacterized protein LOC107605450, coding for MATSASCSSTESALMTKTLQSSRRRFRAPIGLRVSMPRNPKLFNRIRASMVDSSSDFVSRIEKTWLISQQPRPIVCSSCNSKGHTECKWCGGTGFFIIGDKMLCEVPSKNTSCIICNGKGSMCCSDCQGTGFRAKWLEEPPTSK
- the LOC107605451 gene encoding U4/U6.U5 tri-snRNP-associated protein 2 isoform X1 translates to MASKRERETNKGLGEEELDAEAKRQRKDEESSPPSAAASIANPLSGLANNYADIDEEEYYDRKGKLSTNERRNDGSQKNGNGYEELGDSDSDDDDSSEPLYGGRRSRQIEVRKDCPYLDTVNRQVLDFDFEKFCSVSLSNLNVYACLVCGKYYQGRGKSSHAYTHSLEAGHHVYINLRTEKVYCLPDGYEINDPSLDDIRNVLNPRFTPKDVELLDKNKQWSRALDGSSYLPGMVGLNNIKETDFVNVTIQSLMRVTPLRNFFLIPENYQHCKSPLVHRFGELTRKIWHSRNFKGQVSPHEFLQAVMKASKKRFRIGAQSDPVEFMSWLLNTLHADLKSSKKNTSIIYDCFQGELEVVKEIPNKGITDKKENGEDLNKNEKNSDGATERDAFVKETSKMPFLMLGLDLPPPPLFKDVMEKNIIPQVPLFNILKKFDGETVTEVVRPHIARMRYRVTKLPKYIIIHMRRFTKNNFFVEKNPTLVNFPVKNLELKDYIPLPTPKENEKLRSKYDLIANVVHDGKPGEGFYRVFVQRKSEELWYEMQDLHVSETLPHLVALSEAYMQIYEQQQQQQ
- the LOC107605451 gene encoding U4/U6.U5 tri-snRNP-associated protein 2 isoform X2 yields the protein MLSYLTKISSGLGHLMVLVTFLEWVGLNNIKETDFVNVTIQSLMRVTPLRNFFLIPENYQHCKSPLVHRFGELTRKIWHSRNFKGQVSPHEFLQAVMKASKKRFRIGAQSDPVEFMSWLLNTLHADLKSSKKNTSIIYDCFQGELEVVKEIPNKGITDKKENGEDLNKNEKNSDGATERDAFVKETSKMPFLMLGLDLPPPPLFKDVMEKNIIPQVPLFNILKKFDGETVTEVVRPHIARMRYRVTKLPKYIIIHMRRFTKNNFFVEKNPTLVNFPVKNLELKDYIPLPTPKENEKLRSKYDLIANVVHDGKPGEGFYRVFVQRKSEELWYEMQDLHVSETLPHLVALSEAYMQIYEQQQQQQ